The DNA window CTCTGAGATTGGGGTAGCGGGTGGGaagagagggcagggcagggggcagccCGTCAGCCCCTGCctcagccctccccagccccccggcCCCCTGGCTTCAGCTTCTCCAGGGTTCTGCTCACGGTGGACAGGCTGCTGCGGGCTCCTGCGGGAGAGGCCAGGACAGGGCTTGCTGAGTAGACAGGTCCCGGGTCAGAGCCACCCAGAGGGACCCGGGGTCAGAGCGGGCTagaatggggagggagggaggcgcgGGTGGTCAGAGTGGCCCTTCTGGAGGACAGCAGCATGGTGTGGGTGTTAGAGGCAGGACTCGGGGCTGAAGGCCTGGTTTCTGGACGCACCACTTCCCGGCTGCCTCACgtaacctccctgtgcctcagttgccCCATATATAAAGTGGGGCTAATTATAGCACCTGCCTCATATGGCTGTTCTGAGAATGAAACaaattaacatatgtaaagtgcttggcacgGTGTCTGGAATGGAACCTTCTGCTGAGTGCTAGGCACTACCACTGGCAGCAGACCCTGAGGGTGGAGGCTTCTTTGAGAAACTCTTGCTCTGGCATCTTCCAGTGTGTGGggatgagggaggagggagatgccCAGTTTCAGGTACCAGGTCTCAGGTCTGAGAGTTGGATTCCACAATGGGAGAGGAGAGTGAGAAAATAAGCGGGcctaggggagggaagggggcagtgtGGTGCCCTGCTGGGCCTGACAGAGAAACCCTGGGGACCAGAGGAGCTGAGCTCAGCTGGGAGCAAGAAGGGTTTTGACTAAGCTCATGGAAGAAATACCCAATGCTGCTGCCTCCCTGTGATTGGAGAAGTCCCCTCTGCACTTCCCTCAAGGTTTCTCTGGGGCCCCACAGAGCTGTGCACCCAGAGGGGGAAGATGGCAGATGGACTCTGGGATTTCTGGAACTTACCTTCTTTATTACCATTGGTGCTGGATCTTCCTTCCCTGTGGTCTGGCCCTGGCTGGGGGTGGATTCTCAGGCTCCCTGTAGGATGAGACCACCACAAGCCCCCTGGTTACCAAGCCATTCTCAAATCAAGTCCAGCTTTGGGAAGGGAAGTCCTTCTTGTTGTCTACTCTCCATCCCTGCTGCTGTCTTTGCTCCACTACATTCCTTTACGTCTCCCACATGATCTGAGCTGATCTGGGGAGGGGAGCGAAGGTGGGAGAAATGGGCACTGGAAGGAGAAGGTGGCAGATTTTTAAGGAGGTGGGGGTCCCGGGGAGACCCAGGGATACGTAGCCCCACAGGATTGATGGAGATGGGAGCACATATGTGGGGAGCTGAGAAGAGGAGGGGAGCTGTACAAGGGTCCTAAGGTCTCACACACAGCCAGTACCAGCGACACACGTGGGCTTGGCTCCACTGCAGAGTGGGCCACAGACTTACAAACAAAGTGTCTCACACAGTCCTTGGCAGGCGGGTCTGCTGGGGGCCGGGGAGAGGACTCACCTATCGTAGGCAGGATGTGGTCCAGGTTGAACCGAGCCTTCAGGAAGGGGTAGGCAAAGATGAGGAGCCCTgagaagagagacacagaggggtTCCGTGATGGGGAGGGAGCCTGTTTAGTTTGAGCTGCATGAAGCTGTGGGCTGTGAGCCTGGGGGTGGATTATGGGTGAGCATGGGAGGAACCCGAGTGGCAGGGTTGGGACTGTGGGTGTGTAAATGCAGCCTGTGAGTGTGTGCGTCGGGGGTTCCCCAATACCCGGCCCCAGGAGGGGTTGGGGAGCAGTGCCGGCCCCAGGAGGGGTTGGGGAGCAGTGCCGTCTGCGGAAGGGGCTACAGGCTGGGAAGGCCCAGGCCCCTGGCTCCACACCGCCCAGGTGATGAGCAGGtggctttcctccttcccagctggcTGGAAATGGGCCCATTGACGCTCCCCAACTCTCTGATGCCCCCCTCCTAGGGCCCCCAGGGCAGGACTGGGGGTGCTCCTCAGTGTGCTTCTTTTAGCCCAGACCTGGGGAGGGGGTAGCAGAAGAGCGAGTCCTGCTCTGCCCACTCCCAAGGGTCTGTGGCCCTTGGCCTGAGTTCACAGGTACAGATGCCCAAAGCCCACCAACCTCGTGCTTCTGGTTCTGCTTGTGGCCCAGGGTGGTGGAGTGGGGCGAGGGATGGTACCCAACACCGCTGTGGGGAGGTGAGTGGGACTGGCCCAGATAGACGGATAGATGCCTGGACAGACATACCTGCTGCTGGGACatttgggaaaaggaaaggaagcccTCTCTCTGAGCTGGATCCTGTCCTGGCTCAAGGAGGGCCCCACAGAGAACTCTGTCCTCTTCCACCTGCCCCCCATCAACTCAGCCCCAACAGGCTTATGAGTCCCAACACTAACCCAAGAGCCCAGGGCTTGGGACTGGGAGCCGGAGCTCGAGCAGCCCAAGAGGGGTGGTCGCCAGCTCCTCCTCCACATCTCCTGGCCCCTGCAGCGTGCTGTGGGAATCTCACCCcaatctccctctccctccccgtaCCCCTGATGGCTGCCTTGCTCACACCTCTCGCTTCCATCCTCCCCAACCAAATTCCTGATGACCCAGCTCTTCCCTCCATTTCTCGTTCACCTGACCAtggccccagctccctccctgagcccAGCACCTGCTCACCTAGAGCAGCGGCACCAATAAAGATTCCGCCCACGGCAGCTGCAGCTTTGGACACGGAGACACCAATGATGATGCTGCCGGCCACCAGGCCGAGGGCCACGCAGGCCAGCTGCAGGCAGCGGAAGTCTCTGCTGCTGATGGGGATGTCCATGCAGGCCCACCCGGCCAGCGGAGCCTTTTCCCCTGAAGAGCCCTGGAGGTCTCAGTCCTCTCGGATGTCTCCTTGCTGGAGCTCCACCTTTAGGGAGGGAGTTTCTGGGCAGTAAGGTTCTGGGCTGGTAACCCTTGGCTTATCTGCAACCCTATCCGACAATAGTCTTAGCTAGGATCTCTCCCAGGTCGCCCCAGCTTACTCTTCCTCCCCTAAAGGCCCCTGAAGCTGGAAGCCACTCTCGGGACTTCTGCCTGGTCACATCCTGCCTTGGCTGCCAGAGTTCTGGAGAGCTGGGACTGCCCCACGGGGTCCTCCCCTGCCAGCCTCCTCTCGGGAGAGCTCAGCCCGAGCTCCCCTGCCCAGGacctcctgccccagctccctgGAGCCTACTCAGCTGCCGCTGAGCCTCAGCCTATTAAAGTTTAAAGcaatggaggtgggaggggcggTGGTCCAGAGGACGTGGCTTCCACAGAGATGCAGGCAGCAGGAGGTGCTGAGTTATTTATGAGGTCGCAATGTGATCTGCTGCCCACAGGCCCACTAGGGCAGTCAGCCCAGGTTCCACTGTTGGTCCTGGACGGGGCAGGATGAGCGGGTAGCTTCACAAGCGGCTCGGCAGCCAGAGATGTGAGGAGACTCCTTGGCCACATGCTCAGGACCCACTCTGCTGTCCGTTTGGTTGGATGTGCACCTGGGGGCCTCTGCTTGGGGACTCAGAGACAGAGGCATGGAAGGAGACCTGGACGAGGCTCAGGAGACAGGAACAGCGACAGGGacaggaggaggagtgggagagggtcCTTCCAAATCCCCTCGCTAACCCcgcctctcccccctcctcccccctcccatcaACCTCTGGGCccccaggcagggctgagagGTCCTAGTTTGAGGACGATCTCAGGCGACCCTCTTCTCCTCAGGTAGGCTTCCTTTCAGTTGCCAGTGGGCTGAGAAGGTGAGCCCTTCCATCTGCCCTGGGATCCCTGGCGGGGGGCTGACAGGGAAGAGCAGTGGTgggtgcaggggtgggaggaaacACATGCAAGCTAGGGGGCTAGGGCTGGGAAGAGGAACTGGCAGGGGCTGGGTGTCAGCAGTCGGGGTCAGGAGACGGGGACAAGGCTGGCGCCTCCTGACCTCCGGGCTGAGCTCTGCCCAGCCTGTCTGACCTACTTGCAGAAGCCACCAAGTCAAGGCCGGGCAGCGGTAACCCAGCCCAGGCCGGCCCCGCACCCCAGTGCCAGCCCTCATCACTAATTGCATTCTCTGGCCCTTAATGAATCAGCACAGTTCCCAGGGTCCCATCACCAGCCCCACTGGCCTCTCTTTGGAtctcccatctctcccctccaTGTCTGCCGTCCGATGCAGCCAGGCCCAAGGCCTCTGGCCTCCACCTGCCTCCACAGCTCCTCCTGCCACACCCCCCCCACCTGGGTCTTCTCCTCTGTGGCCCTTCTGCTGAGTGTGTACCTGGCCTCTGCCATCTGGAGAACTCTCATTCTGCAGGACCCTGCTTGGGCAGCCCCAACTCTGCAGAGCCATTCCTGATGGCACTTGAGTGGCTGCATCCCCACACTGAAGTGCCTGCCACCTGTCCCTACGCTCTGTCTCCTCTGTAGACGGTGAGCCCCCTGAGGGCAGGTTCAGGGAGTGAGCACCACTGAATGGATAGAGGGCACCTGGGCTGGGCTTCTGGACACAAGGACAGAGCTCGGGGAGGGCTTGGACCTGTACGACCACCTCGGGTTGGCAAAGAGGAGGGCCGCGGGCACCATGGGACCTCTGTCTCTAACAGGAGGCTTTCCTGGGTGGGGGTAGGGGTCTGGGAAGGCCAGGGTCATCTGACTGAGCTTCAGCTGAAGGAAGGCCCTGTCAGGAAGCTGGAGTGAGGCCTGGGCGGGGACACGTATGAACTCAAAGGTGTGAAGAGAGGAGGGGTGACCGCAGAGCACCGATGGGCCCCAGGGCCATGTTCCCGGCCCCATACGAGGAAGGCCCTGGAGGTGGGCATCCCAGCCACAGCTGCTGCTGCCAACATCCCTTGTGCCTCTCGCCAGGATGAGGTCTGATTATTCCTCTAATTAGGCATCAAATGACATCCCATGTCTCTGTCACACATAATTTATCCCCCACTGACTAGTTTTAGAAGGAGCCATCAAAATAGTTGTCCATGAAAACGTGTTCCTGAGACATGAAGCTTTGGGAACCTGAACACCCTCCACAACGCCCCCGGCCCCTATTAAGTGTCTGCGTAACTCTGGCCGGGCAGGGCCTGTGCCGGCTCCTCTCCTGCTGTCAGGCTGAGGGCGGCGCTCCCAAACCATCAGCAAGACAGAGGCTCCCCGGCCACATCTCCGAGGTGGGAACCTTGCACTGTGGGCCTCACTTTGCTCATCTGGtgaatggggatggggatggcAGGGGCCACAGTCAGGGATGCCTGTGCATTGTGAGTTTCAGATTCCAGACACCCTGACCTCTAAAAGCTGGAGACAAATTCTAAATTAGAGTTTCCTTTGACACTGTAAATCTCTCAGGGCACAGAGGCAGAGCAGAGCATATGGAGGAGAGACACATTAAGCCACCGTCAGTTACAAGATCACAGAACCTCCTAGCTCCTTTCCagaacagatggggaaaccgagacatggggaggtggaaggacGGCTTCAGAGTCCATAATGGAACCCAACGTCCAGATTCCCCGCTCAGCTGGGAAGTACGCTAGCACATCTCTAAATTATCTTATTTGAGGTGGGAGGAATTGGCAACCCCATCATCAGAGGGAGACATGGTGTTCAGAAGAATCAGTCAAGGCCTGCGTCGTTCCCGCATTGACAGGAGTGTCACTAAAGGCTACTGGAAACTTGTGACACCTGCTCCTCTGTTGATTACAAATGTAGAGAGGGAGACTTGCCAATTCTTTCCTCAATACTGGCCGTACCAGCTCTGAAAAAGAAAGTGCATGCTTGCCCTTGGGTGATGAGCTTACTGTCACAGGTGGATGAGATGGGAGCCCAAGGCTCTAGAGCCTGACCACCCCACACTTCCCCATCCCCAAGCTCAGAGCCCTCCTAGCTGAAGCCTCGGCCCTCCAGGCCCCCGGATCCAGAGTGTGGCTAGGCCGTGAGTCACTGCTGAATTCTGTCACAAAATCTCTTTGacagggaggccagggctggaggGTGCCTGCCTATGCTCTTTCCTTCCCGGAAGCACCAAGTCCAAGGgtggcatgggggtggggaggaagagtgGGTGAAAAGGCCTCAGCTTGGTTTagttctgtttattttccttGAGGGATGAGGACCCTGGAAAAGAGTTTGATTAATTCACCGATCCCCTGGGGGACAGGCAGCTTTCCCGGACTGTTTGGAAGCTGAAGTCGGGGAAGTGGCTTCCAAGGCAACTGCTACCATGGCAACAAGAGTGCCAGCCGTTGGGGGGACCTTGTTTCTCGCTGCTCCCCTCAGACCTCAGCAGCTGGAGCAGTTGGCGTGGGACTAGGGCACTGCTGTTCACCGAGCTGGATCTGGAGAGGGGCAGTCagccagaagggaggaggggccctCAGAGCTCAGGCAGCTGGACACTTGGAGGGAGAAAGACTCCATCCCTGTACCTGAGCCCCCAGACGGAGCTCAGACAGGAGTCCTCAGGGTCCACTTGAATCAGGACGGGCTGGGGCCGAGGCCTGCTGAGACTGGATTTGAGGCAAGAAGCCTGAGGTCCAGGACACTCCAGCCCTCTCCTGAGGGCAGCCCGCACGTGAGCCCTAGAGCTGGGGCTCTGGCTGCCACAGTTCCAGGCCCCAGAGCCTCCCTCAGCATGTCTGCCTCTGCCCAGCACAGCCAGGCACATGGCCTGGTCCCCAGAAAGGGCAAGGGACTTCCCAAGGTCACCTAGTGAACAGTGGTAGAGGAAGGACTAGGACCCAGGGCCCCAGCCCCCAAC is part of the Balaenoptera musculus isolate JJ_BM4_2016_0621 chromosome 1, mBalMus1.pri.v3, whole genome shotgun sequence genome and encodes:
- the KNCN gene encoding kinocilin codes for the protein MDIPISSRDFRCLQLACVALGLVAGSIIIGVSVSKAAAAVGGIFIGAAALGSLRIHPQPGPDHREGRSSTNGNKEGARSSLSTVSRTLEKLKPGGRGAGEG